The sequence below is a genomic window from Thermodesulfobacteriota bacterium.
AAGTAACGATCGAGTTGTTGTTTATCAAGACTTTCAGCGCGTTTCTCTATCAAGGCGTCGTAATCATCAGTCTTTTTAAGATCGATGTAGAATTGGCGATTTTCTTTGTTTGAAGAGATGAACTGGCCGCTTACGGTCTTATGTATTTCATTGAGGACTAACTCGACTTGGGTGAGAAGATCTTCTGCAGGCTCACCGCCCAGGTCTTCTATACCCAGTTGATAAAGACATAGATTGTCACGAAGCTCTTCGGGGGTCGCACCGATAGGAGCATATATATCACCTGTTGTCAGGCGGTGGATTGAGAGACCATGAATGACGCGCATGGCCATCGTCTTATAAGCTGGCCTGGGGAAGGCTTGCTTCACACGAGATTCGAGTACCTCACTGCAGTCTATGACGGCTTTAATCGCGGGGACTGCTCTAAAGGCAGAGTTGGTTTTTAATATATTCCAGTAATTATCATAGGCAATGATCCCGGGAAAATCGGCAGGAACTTCCTGATTAAACATATTTTTCATAGTGAGAGAGAGGGTTTTTAATACCTCGCGCTTCTCAGCAACGGTAATTCTCTCGAAAGTGTCGATATAATCAGGATGAATAGGAAAGAGACGGACAAATTCATCCATACGCTCATTCATATTTCCATAAAATTTTGAAAACTTGGTGAGATAATCTCGAATCTCGGCCTGTTGATGGGTTGTTTTCTTCAATAAGCGCTCAGACACCACAAACTTAATATCATTGCGAGCAATGAGGAGTTGCTCAAACCGATCTTTAACCCTAATGAGGCTTTCTGAGACAAAGGCGAACCTCGAGCTATCAAAAATGGCCTCCTGGACACCGGCAATAAAGCGAAAGCGCAGATCTTTACAGACCTCCCCAATTTCTCTTAAATAGTTTAGATCGAGGACAAGTGGCTGATCCTCACGACTCCTCAAATAATCAAGTAATTCGTCCACTACCAGTAAGAGACCGTGGTCTGGATATACCTCATGGAATTTTGCCATCATTTCTTCAAAAGATCTTTTGTTATTGATAACATTCTTCACATTTGGGAAGGTATAGTTAATGCCATTGCTCGATAGATGTTCTTCAAGTATCGTCACAACAATGTCTCTTAACGACATTTCAGTCGCACCAATCTCAGTTCTCACGACTTTAAATTTGCCGGCGATCTGAGAGGCGGATTTCGCCACAGAGGCATTCGTGAGCGAATCGACCAGATCGGCGCGCTCAGCAATACTGGAAATGACCGACATTAGATGTGATTTTCCAGTACCGTAATTTCCCACCACAAGAATTCCCTTATTATCTTTTGGCGTTTCATATTGGAGTTGAGGAAAGACAAATGCGCTCAACTTTTCAGCCATTTCTTCAGAGATGACGTAACTGGAAACCAGCTGCCGGGCACTCGCCTCCTTGTCGGCATCGCGAAGCTGAACCACTGTTTCAATAGGATCAAATTCGATAAGCTCACTATATTTCATACATTCCTCCACATACACAAGTAGAATTTTTATACTTAAAGATCCGGGCTGATTAACTGAAGCCCCTTTATATCACATTCTCTATATTCATGGTGGCCGGGTTCCGCATATAGCAGGCGATCATTGGCAATATGGCCATTCCAGGATACCACTAAGGTCTTATTGCGTGACACTGTCTGCAATAAAGAAAGTGGCTTTAATTTAAGATTTGTGTCAAATAGTAACTCGATATTATCAAGCAAGAGTAATGTATCTTCTCTTTTCCTGATAATGTCATCGAGAAGGGTGGGTAATTTAAGTTGGCGCTTTTTTTGACCAAGGTCTAAAAGGCATTTAGAAAGCTCCAGGTTAACATTAACAATAGGAGCACCGGTACGACTTGAGACTTCTTGAAGAGCAGATGTTTTACCGGAGCCGGAAGGAGAGACAATGAGTATTAAGCGCTCGTATAAGTTCTTAACTTCGTCAACTTTATTAATGATCTGATCGGGTATGGTCATAGGCATTTTTAATGTTCCCCCATGGATCTGAATATAGAAATTCGGCTATGAAGGGGTTTCTTCCTTTGGAGGAGAGAATGAGGGGGGGAGAATCAATGGTTTTGTGAAAATTACCAAACCGCGCCCGGAAATGCAACGATCCGAGGGTGACCCCTTCATGGGTGGCCCTTTTCGCGATCTCTATTGGGTTATGACCTATATTAATCAGGATTGTTGCAAGGATATAATCTCGTTCTCCCACACCCGCACTGATGATATGATCCGGATTTCTCGACACGAGGAA
It includes:
- the brxF gene encoding BREX-3 system P-loop-containing protein BrxF, with product MPMTIPDQIINKVDEVKNLYERLILIVSPSGSGKTSALQEVSSRTGAPIVNVNLELSKCLLDLGQKKRQLKLPTLLDDIIRKREDTLLLLDNIELLFDTNLKLKPLSLLQTVSRNKTLVVSWNGHIANDRLLYAEPGHHEYRECDIKGLQLISPDL